The segment AAATGGTAAGtcgtaacaattttttttaatccttcGAGATCTCACAACACTACGTCCAAAATTGGTCTTCTCGCTAAAAAACATGCAAAAATCATTCTCCTAAAGCAAACATATTCACGCATGTAACATTAAAAACAGTAACACCAAAAGTAAGCATGGTCACTCACAAACATGTGCTCAtaacaaatcaacaaacattTTCCACAATTCCAAATGCGACTAAGATAACCCCTGCTAACACTGTTTTCACGTTCATGCCGTTGTTCATAAAAATGATAATGTATTTTGGTCACTTTACTTGCATTTCATGTCTTTCACTGACAAAACTGCATGAACGTAACCATAAACAGCAAAACTTACCTCATGCTTTTTCGCCACAATGATCCATCAATGCTTCGACCAAAACAGCATGTGACCAGCTCTTTTGTAAAcaatattcaaaatggccgccgctTACGCAAAATCTCGTTCACGTCCTAGTGAGGGATCGTTTTTTGTTGCATGCGCGTAACATAACATTTACGCGGTTTTCAATTATTTTTCCCTTGGACTGCTATGTAGAGTGGAATCAAGAAACCGCTTAAAGTCCTATGCCGAAATGAAGGCAGCGACAGAAGCTTTAAAATCATGCTGTTTCCCACCTACGCGAGACTTCCAACTCGTTGTTAAAATGAAGACGAACTCGGTACGAAAAACTAACGCGACGGTTACGCGCAAGCAGCCGTCCTTTGAACGCAATTATACACATCGCCGGTCATTCGTTCGTCCTGACAGTAAACCTGCATTGAACTGTTTTGTCTTTCATAACATGATATGATTGATTCAGTTTCAAATTGTCTCTGGTAAAGCGAACATGCAGCTTCAAAGTGTAGTGTGTGAATTGTGTCACGTTTCGCGTTTCGCCGACAACCGACTTTTTCGAACTAATCCACAGATATATAACTCAACAGACACAGATTTGAACACAAGAAGACATGCATATTGAAATCAACTTATTTTGAACAGATTAGAACAGGTTTGATTGAGGTGCATGTAGAATGGTTGCCTTTACAAGGCTAGTTTTGTGACTAACTCGTGATACAGGCACTCGACGCTCTGTTGTACTCTTGACCAtattacagagagagagtaatgaaaatgtatgtgtgtgacaggAGGCTAGGGATTAAACGTGAAAGGTCGAGGAAGTTAATATAACTGTAGGTGTAAGCATTCTGCGTAAAGGTCTATCCACTGATTACATATCAGGgtttttggatttctgtgtCACTGTCAATATCTTGATGTCTTGAAAGAaaggacaaaacaacaacaacacacaaaatccGTTTTAACAAAGTTAAAATCAAAGTAACTGTCAAGCTTTATTTTGGGCTCATATTatgagtaggggggggggggggggggggtccataAATTGAGTTTAGAGTTGGAAAGTCAGTCATGCGAATCAACAGTCCTAGGGTCTCTGTAATGCATGTTTACTATCAAGGGAATCCACCTATACAAAAGCCCCCTAACATCTTGTGTAATGTGTTACTACTGGTTGAGTAGATTAGCATGACTTTACCTCACAaatttcccgcagtggggcactgcggttatgaaattaaaggcccctcctgtttttggaaccgcaggagctttctagtttgctgttaggtagatttttggttcctctttcctgtcatgctctctttttcttcatgaattcttttcttttttctgccttcttgctcattcacctgtattttttccaaaaaactcttctcttgccgcttgtctcgcgattcatgtatagtttaatctgttagtgttctgatgtaagtccagcagtagataggttaagcctattttaacatactggaaactggtaatcttccagtaggtattaatttagttttactaaagcctgctgggacacaagtaatgggttagtgcatttgtaaacaggaatcgcttgacaagtggcccccttcatcccccccttcctcgtcctgatatggctctgcgtagtcggctggacgttaagcaacaaataaacaaacaaacaaacaaaaaacctcaCAAATTGCCATTACACTGTCATTGAGGCAGTTTGTTCAGGGTGTGCTTGTTGCTGGGCATGTAGGAATTCACAGCTAGAACGAAAATAACTTGCACTTTCAACTTCACAAGATCTGGACTGGAAAAGAATTGCAGCATAGTTAGGACGGCAGACGCAATGCTGAGTTGCATTACAAATGTACAAGTCACGAGCAGGTAATGAGGTATGAGGAAATTTAGCTTTGCTGACGGTGACACTggcagtatacatgtactttatAAATTACAGTAATTGTTCTGATTGGTGGTACGGTTAgtttaggcacacacacacacaaaagtctgGTTGGTtactttttttcattatttttttttattgaatttttgttttgtatttacaCAGGGGAATGTGGCTTTTCATTGGTGGGAAATCATGCGAAATGTGTCCCCTGGATGTTGGAGAAAAGTAACTTTCCTTGTAAACTTCAGTAAAGTATGCAAAGTgaagttttgtcatttttgagtcacttgagaaaaagtgactctatgtaatcggtcagtgttagtctgtccggccgtctggccggccgtccgtagacaccaccttaacgttggacttttctcggaaactatcaaagcgatcgggctcatattttgtttagtcgtgacctccaatgacctctacactttaacgatggtttcgttgacctttgacctttttcaaggtcacaggtcagcgtcaaaggaaaaatgagacattttatatcttttctcggaaactatcaaagcgatcgggctcatattttgtttagtcgtgacctccaatgacctctacactttaacgatggtttcgttgacctttgacctttttcaaggtcacaggtcagcgtcaaaggaaaaattagacattttatttctttgacaaagttcatcggatgtgattgaaactttgtaggattattctttacatcaaagtatttacatctgtagccttttacgaacgttatcagaaaaacaagggagataactagccttttctgttcggcaacacacaacttaacgttgggcttttctcggaaactataaaagtgaccgggctcaaattttatgtgaacgtgactcattgtgttgtgaatagcaatttcttcctgtccatctgatgcctcatataatattcagaactgcgaaagtgactcgatcgagcgtttgctcttcttgttaattatATTGTTTTGAAGGATCAAAATAAGTTCTAGGGTTAGAGGAGGAACACATAGCGTCGTTCACGAAATCGGAAACAAGagacttttgtgtgtgcctaatcCATAATGAAGGTAATTGCTGTCATACTAATATCTGCACAAtgaatggctgcctaaatggtgtgGGGAAAAACAGGTGTACGCATAAATAATGCCCATGAACCAgcatgagtgcacgtgggagttgcagTCAGCAAACCTAGAACTAGTAGGAAAAAGAAGAGTGAGTTGTTCCGATTATTTCTTGCAGGCATGgaaattgtccgccgaacggcggatttccgccgatttttttttttgttccgccgaaaatgcaaaagtgtccgccgaaaaaataaaggggtgaggcacacaaaaaaaacaccggttaatttggcctttgcgcaaaagcccgcgaaaactttccgtactttgttcacgcattgcaaccgcccgcctcagttattgaacttttatgtttgaaagtaaaccagattgcacagattgtgttacaagttacattgtCCTGTTtttctcaacagatcaattttttttttaaatttaaaccatataatacatgtatatattttttttcttcaaaaaagcaaaaattggtacatttttgtactaaaaactctgattctaaaaacagaatttaatggcaaacttggagctcagatgacaccagattgcaccatctgggttctttggagaaaacattttccgggggggcatgcccccggacccccctagtaaggctaggcgcttcgcgccgtcgacttgacgcttcgcgtcttcagttataaattttccgccttttttacaattttcaattcccatgcctgttctTGATGTCCAGTCTGCTGATGATCTCCTATGACACTGTGTTGACATCCTATGACACTGTGTTGATCTCCCATGACGCTGTGTTGACATCCTATGACGCTGTGTTGACATCCTATGACGCTGTGTTGATCTCCTATGACGCTGTGTTGACATCCTATGATGCTGTGTTGACATCCTATGACACTGTGTTGACATCCTATGACACTGTGTTGATCTCCTATGACACTGTGTTGATCTCCTATGACACTGTTGATCTCCTATGACACTGTGTTGACATCCTATGACGCTGTGTTGACATCCTATGACGCTGTGTTGACATCCTATGACGCTGTGTTGACATCCTATGACGCTGTGTTGACATCCTATGACGCTGTGTTGACATCCTATGACACTGTGTTGACATCCTATGACACTGTGTTGACATGTTATGACACTGTGTTGACCTCCATGACCCTGTGTTGACATCCTATGACGCTGTGTTGACGTTCTATGACAATGTGTTAACATCCTTTGACATCCTATGACACTGTGTTGACATCCTATGATGCTGTGTTGACATCCTATGACGCTGTGTTGACATCCTATGACACTGTGTTGACTTATGACGCTGTGTTGACCTCCTATGACGCAGTGTTGACATCCTATGACGCTGTGTTAACATCCTATGACACTGTGTTGACATCCTATGACACTGAGTTGACATCCTATGACGCTGTGTTGACATCCTATGACGCTGTGTTGACATCCTATGACACTGTGTTTCAGACACGCTGGACAACAGCGGACCAGGGCCAGGCGGCATGCCGGGCATGCACATGGGCCACTCGAGCATGATGGGCCAGCACCAGCAGGACGTCAAGCCGGACATCAACGCCCTCAACAACTACCCCTTCGGCTTCGGACACGCCGGCATGCCGGGGTTACCCACCTCCAGCCAGCCCTCACCCGGCGGTCCTGGCAGCATGACGTCCCAGATGCACTCCCCCACCTCCTCCATGGGCTCACCCCCCATGATGTGTCTCAGCCCCACAGGGACCTCCTCCCCTGGCATGCCACATTCCTCTCTCCACAACAAACACATATGCGCCATCTGCGGCGACAGAGCCTCCGGAAAGCATTATGGTGTTTACAGGTAAAATGAAATGTTCTGAAAActaatctttcttgtttttggaaTTTTAATCAATACCAACAAATGAAGGAAAGCATTATGGCGTTTACAAGTCAAATGAAATGTTCTGAaaactttcttgttttttggatTTGTTGTCAATACCTACAAATGAAGGAAACGTTGACAGTTTCATGTACAGTTATCTATAGCAGACCTGTCACCTTCTTTCTCTTGTTGGCACACTTTGTCCTTAGTTCCTGTTCATGCTGGCCATAAAAGTTTGAAGAAAGATTTGTCTTCATAAGCAGAAAGTGCTGGATGGTACCCCTTTCTTGTTAGCTTTAATTAAAAATTAAGGAACAGAGATAGTAACTGATAATGTTTTtttagagcaatgtgttattcattgatatgtgtgtggttgcacgttaaataatgttttgttgtcgtagtattttgattgtacagctcctccgaaaacggcgtatggctgcctaaatggcggggtaaaaaacggtcatacacgtaaaattccacttgtgcaaaaaacacgagtgtacgtgggagtttcagcccatgaacgcagaagaagaagaagaagattgtacagcgctatataaatattattattattaactggAGCGCAGACTCAACTGTTGTTCTGTGCTCAGGCGCTTGAACTAAGGGGAATAACTGTGGTGATTGCAAACTGAAAAGCAGCTACATGTACTTAGACTTGCAATGGGAAGTACATCCTTAACAAATGccgtgtttctttgttttgtttttcttttgtcagaATTTGTCCATAATATTTTAAATGTCATTTGCTTTATATTTCAGTTGTGAAGGCTGCAAAGGTTTTTTCAAGAGGACGGTGCGGAAAGACCTGACGTACGCCTGTCGAGACGACAAGAACTGTATGATTGACAAACGACAGCGCAACCGATGCCAGTACTGCCGGTACATGAAGTGTCTGTCACAGGGCATGAAAAGAGAAGGTAAACTTTGAGATGAGAAAATGGGCATATCTGGGTTTTTTACATTCTTTCTGTAGACACACATTAACCTTGATGTGGTATCACTGATAAGGCTTAGGCCTTGGGCGATCAAGACAGCAAACTGATCCTGAAAACTGGTTTTAGCTTGTGTTCAAAGGGAAATCCTTcccttttgtgtttcttttcttttctctcgctctgttctttaaaaaacattattttcttTGATAATTGAACACACTTCATGTAGTCTGTTTTGTCGCAAGATAAGACTTAAGAATGACCGCCACATGAGTGGGACAACTACTCTCGCACGAATTAGACCGCTTGCTCATTTGTACCTCAAAAAACGACCCTATCCCCCACTCCCTCCCCCTTCCTGGCCCACAGGCTTCTACCTCCATCCCCACCATCAAATAGTGTGACAAAGCACAGTTCAGCTTTTTGTTTCCTCTGTGGGAACGTTTTGATTCCGCTGCCCGCAGCAGGGACGAAGCGGCTTCCTCGCTGATCTGTAGCGTGTCTGTCCACAGCGGTTCAGGAGGAGCGTCAGAGAGTGAAGGAGAAGGGGGACGGTGAAGTTGAGAGCACATCGGGGGCCAACAGTGACATGCCTGTCGAGCAAATCCTCGAGGCCGAGCTGGCTGTCGAGCCCAAGATTGAAACCTACATTGACGCTCAGGTAAGGCTAACTGATGACGCTAGGTGCCTTGGAACACGGCACTAGCTGCAACTGGAAAGCAAGAGGGATACGCTGATCGAAAACCTGTCAGCTGGTTACAGCAACGTGTCGAACTTGGTTGGAATTACAAAGAAATCGCTTTGTTTTGATGCGTTACACTGTAAAATACAATAAAAGTCGGTATAGTGATTGTAGTTTTGacaaggttaattttttttgcaCCAGTATTTTTCTGCAGAATGTTCTGTTAATACCAGCACTGCTTTGGGGGAGGGCTGGAGGAGGACTTTTTAAAATGaaggaaactttttttttctttatttttcccCCCATGGTCTTCAGATTGGATGATTGTAAGAGGCCTCTCCTTGCGAGAATATGCAAGGAAGAGAGGATGTTTTGAAAAGAAATAATTGATGTAGTGGGAGGCCATGTTGAGATGGCTCAATGTGAGATGAGGAGTGGGCGTAGTTCCCAAAGAACATGCTTGAGGGGAAAGTTTCCCCTCATGTCAGGGGGGTGGGActggacacaacttacgaattccgctggagtaatctacttttccgcgtcccattttatcacagtatctataacttgttgactgaatgatatggagagaagtgaagatggaacagaacactggaggcttgagagttaaattgtgctgactgaaaactcctgataactaatagtcatgttgagcttcaatgcattggggTGTCACTTGGATcatattgccagtattggattatggatacatggttcattccgtaaatatgcaccattacaatgttaccattgttgtgtgaaagtgttttttatgtttggttgggaatttttttttatgggggggggggggaggagaatgtattttttacctgatccaaacgagttgaattttattctcagaatgcaccagattgcacagattttaatgtaccatttagaAAAAATCGGGGGAGCATGCTCCCGAACCCCGctagaaaaaagggatttcctcttttttcatcacaagagagtcccacccctgatcaATGACCACCTGCCAAATCATGGCTTCTGTCCTGACACAGAAGTGTGTGCAACCTGTCTATTGCATTGTTTGCGCGCCTGTTAGATTGCTTTGCGAGTTGTTGCGTTGTGGCGCACTAATAAGACGTGTGAAATATATGATCACGTGAGACCGCGAGACTCGAAAGAGATCTCAGCAGTCGAGCGCGAACGTTGAGAAAGTAAAGAACAAGAAATGACTTCGCTGGCTCGACTCAATTTTTAttggtttgactgagaagaTTTCACCAACGAACAACCATCAGAACAATAGAGCAACAACACCACAAAGCAATCCAACAAGCGCGCAAACAATGCAATAGACAGTCATCATCTCACACATGCATGTGCTAAACACAGCCTGACCAGGCCATTTTATATTGAgcagtcgtgtgtgtgtgtgtgacacagcAACCAGTGCTAACTAAGATAATGGGCCTGGTGCTGTTTTTAATGAGTTGTTGGTTCTACTGTTTGAACCAACACCTCTTGCAATGGCGCGACCTGTACTTGACAATCTTGACTTTCAGCATTGTTGCTGGGTAGAGCTTGGGGAAAGGTCCAAGACCACTGACCACTTTCGCTAGTATTCAATAGAAATCTATTGCTGAGAGACCACTGACCACTCTCGCTAGTGTTCAATAGAAATCTATTGCTGAGAGACCACTGACCACTCTCGCTAGTGTTCAATAGAAATCTACTGCTGAGAGACCACTGACCACTTTCACTAGTGTTCAATAGAAATCTATTGCTGAGAGACCACTGACCACTCTCGCTAGTGTTCAATAGAAATCTACTGCTGAGAGACCTCTGACCACTCTCGCTAGTGTTCAATAGAAATCTATTGCTGAGAGACCACTGACCACTCTCGCTAGTGTTCAATAGAAATCTATTGCTGAGAGACCACTGACCACTCTCGCTAGTGTTCAATAGAAATCTACTGCTGAGAGACCAATGACCACTCTCGCTAGTATTCAATAGAAATCTATTGCTGAGAGATCACTTTCGCTAGTGTTTAATAGAAATCTATCGCTGAGAGACAACTGACCACTTTCACTAGTGTTCAATAGAAATTATTGCTGAGAGACCACTGACCACTCTCGCTAGTGTTCATTAGAAATCTACTGCTGAGAGACCTCTGACCACTCTCGCTAGTGTTCAATAGAAATCTATTGCTGAGAGACCACTGACCACTCTCGCTAGTGTTCAAAAGAAATCTATTGCTGAGAGACCACTGACCACTCTTGCTAGTGTTCCAAGAAATCTATTGCCCAGAGACCACTGACCACTCTCGCTAGTGTTCAATAAAAATCAATTGCTGAGAGACCACTGATCACTTTCGCTAGTGTTAAAAAGAAATCTATCGCTGAAAGACCACTGACTACTCTCGCTAGTGTTAAAAAGAAATCTATTGCCGAGAGACCCCTGACCACTCTCGCTAGTGTTAAAAAGAAATCTATTGCCGAGAGATCACTGACCACTTTTGCTAGTGTTAAAAAGAAATCAATTGCCCATAGACCACTGACCATTTTCACTAGTGTTCAATAGAAATCTATTGCTGAGAGACCACTGACCACTCTCGCTAGTGTTCAATACAAATCTATTGCTGAGAGACCACTGATCACTTTCGCTAGTGTTAAAAAGAAATTTATTGCTGACAGACCACTGACCACTCTCGCTAGTTTTTAATAGAAATCTATCGCTGAAAGACCACTGACCACTCTCGctagtgttaaaaaaaaaatctattgcTGAGAGACCACTGACCACTCTTGCTAGTGTTCAATAGAAATCTATTGCCGAGAGACCTCTGACCACTCTTGCTAGTGTTCAATAGAAATCTATTGCAGAGAGACCACTGACCACTCTTGCTAGTGTTCAATAGAAATCTACTGCTGAGAGACCTCTGACCACTCTCGCTAGTGTTAAATAGAAATCTATTGCTGAGAGACCACTGACCACTCTCGCTAGTGTTCAATAGAAATCTATTGCTGAGAGACCACTGATCACTTTCGCTAGTGTTAAAAAGAAATTTATTGCTGACAGACCACTGACCACTCTCGCTAGTGTTTAATAGAAATCTATCGCTGAAAGACCACTGACCACTCTCGCGagtgttaaaaaaaatctattGCTGAGAGACCACTGACCACTCTTGCTAGTGTTCAATAGAAATCTATTGCCGAGAGACCTTTGACCACTCTCGCTAGTGTTCAATAGAAATCTATTGCTGAGAGACCACTGACCACTCTTGCTAGTGTTCAATAGAAATCTACTGCTGAGAGACCTCTGACCACTCTCGCTAGTGTTAAATAGAAATCTATTGCTGAGAGACCACTGACCACTCTCGCTAGTGTTCAAAAGAAATCTATTGCTGAGAGACCACTGACCACTCTCGCTAGTGTTCAATAGAAATCTATTGCCGAGAGACCACTGACCACTTTTGCTAGTGTTCCAAGAAATCTATTGCCCATAGACCACTGACCACTCTCGCTAGTGTTCAATAGAAATCTATTGCTGAGAGACCACTGATCACTTTCGCTAGTGTTAAAAAGAAATCTATCGCTGAAAGACCACTGACCACTCTCGCTAGTGTTAAAAAGAAATCTATTGCCGAGAGACCGCTGACCACTCTCACTAGTGTTAAAAAGAAATCTATTGCCGAGAAACCACTGACCACTCTCGCTAGTGTTAAAAAGAAATCTATTGCCGAGAGACCACTGACCACTTTTACTAGTGTTCAATAGAAATCTATTGCTGAGAGACCACTGACCACTCTCGCTAGTGTTCAATAGAAATCTATTGCCGAGAGACCTCTGACCACTTTCACTAGTGTTCAATAGAAATCTATTGCTGACAGACCACTGACCACTCTCGCTAGTATTTAATAGAAATCTATCGCTAAAAGACCACTGACCACTCTCGCTAGTGTTAAAAATAAATCTATTGCTGAGAGACCACAGACCACTCTTGCTAGTGTTCATTAGAAATCTATTGCCGAGAGACCTCTGACCACTTTCACTAGTGTTTAATAGAAATCTATCGCTGAAAGACCACTGACCACTCTCGCTAGTGTTCAATAGAAATCTATTGCTGAGAGATCACTGACCACTCTCGCTAGTGTTCAATAGAAATCTATTGTGGAGAGACCTCTGACCACTTTCGCTAGTGTTCAATATAAATCTATTGCCGAGAGACCACTGACCACTTTCGCCAGTGTTCCAAGAAATCTATTGCTGAGAGACCACTGACCACTCTCGCTAGTGTTCAATAGAAATCTATTGCGGAGAGACCACTGACCACTCTCGCTAGTGTTCCAAGAAATCTATTGCTGAGAGACCACTGACCACTCTCGCTAGTGTTCGCTGAAAGACCACTGACCACTCTCGCTAGTGTTATAAATCTATTGCCGAGAGACCACTGACCACTCTCGCTAATGTTAAAAAGAAATCTATTGCCGAGAGGCCACTGACCACTCTCGCTAGTGTTAAAAAGAAATCTATGGCCGAGACACCATTGACCACTGGTTCTTGTGCCTGGTAATATTCTTTTGCGGCCTTTTGTtagaggttaaaaaaaaaaattataaaaaaaagagaaacaaagaaacgaTTGACTAATAAGGGTATCCCgaatgctgaaatgcaattgtGAATTGTATGTAAGACACTCAAGAGTGGACCTGAAAACCACAGCACAAGATTGCTAAAAATGTTGAAAGATCACTGAATGCTTTGAAGCGTTCTGATGATAGACTACTATTTAGGCCTGGACCACCTGCCTGTAATATGCAGGCCACAAAATGTTGAAAGATCACTGAATGCTTTGAAGCGTTCTGATGATAGACTACTATTTAGGCCTGGACCACCTGCCTGTAATATGCAGGCCACAAAATGTTGAAAGATCACTGAATGCTTTGAAGCGTTGTGATGATAGACTACTATTTAGGCCTGGACCACCTGCCTGTAATATGCAGGCCACAAAATGTTGAGATGAACACATAACTTGTCAAACAGGTTGTTGCCAAGGGTGCCAGTGAGGGAGTTAAAATGGATACCTACGTTGATGTACAGGTAACTTCCGTTGTTGAAACCTTTTTTCACCTGCATGAGTTGCTTATGCCAATTGGCGCTTAGCTTAGATAGATGACCATGATGGTGTGTTGGTTCATATCACCGCTTTTGCTCATCAAAGTGTTCGTTACTAGCCTCACTTTGAGTTTTGCGTGCCTCGGGAAGGGGCCAAGTGATTTTGGTGTTTCCTGTTTGATGAAGAAATGATTCTGCTGTTGACTTGTGTATAGATGTATTGAGCATCATTCACTTGTTTATCTTGTGATGAAAATCCTGGCCTGCTATGCACTAAACACGGCTTCAGGTATTGTTTAGTCTGCGTTACAATCAAAATGTGCCTGTACAccagttggttttttttgtttgtttttttaaccaaaaAAAGCTGTGTTCTTGTAAAATTGACATGTAGTtgctctgaaagatcatcattTAAAGAATAATAATGCTTTGCAATACCAACTATGATTTTCTGGATATTTGTCAAAGGGAGGCAATCAGGTGACATTTTGTCTGTTGCAGTATTTTTCTTATGTGATAATGaatcaacaaatacaaattattAAATGAATACTACTGCTTAGGAGAAAGAGTTATCTTTTACAAGTTTATATTGTCTACATTccccgtttttgtttttttttggggggggggggggggggggatatctAACAGTTGTGCGACAAGTAAATCACCCGTATAgaatgcagacctgtttaccctcccggattgtccggaattattacggatttggggtctaaattccggtattacggaatactaccgaaaattccggaaattccggtcgagAGAACCTTTTTCTTGCGTGGAAAttcgaagtcgaaattgtggtagtcaccaggactgtgatttcaaggctgaccgaaacagccttttctgcgcatGTGCACAGCAAGGTATTTGTCGGATTCCGCGGATTTGAGATCGACATTGGTCCGAAAGGTAATATAGGGCCGATCTCTGTGGGGacgaaatgccaaccaaaaaagcgaaagttgtacagaaatatcggcaaaactattaAAGTCAAGTGAAGTTTAAGAAGAGCGAACCACATTCATTTTGGTGATCAActtgagatcagtgcaacaacaaagctagtcagttacgagtcacgtcgcggcacgtgtcccgaggttagaggcagcattagttttaacaa is part of the Littorina saxatilis isolate snail1 linkage group LG15, US_GU_Lsax_2.0, whole genome shotgun sequence genome and harbors:
- the LOC138948969 gene encoding retinoic acid receptor RXR-like isoform X3, whose amino-acid sequence is MDRSDMDTLDNSGPGPGGMPGMHMGHSSMMGQHQQDVKPDINALNNYPFGFGHAGMPGLPTSSQPSPGGPGSMTSQMHSPTSSMGSPPMMCLSPTGTSSPGMPHSSLHNKHICAICGDRASGKHYGVYSCEGCKGFFKRTVRKDLTYACRDDKNCMIDKRQRNRCQYCRYMKCLSQGMKREACLSTAVQEERQRVKEKGDGEVESTSGANSDMPVEQILEAELAVEPKIETYIDAQVVAKGASEGVKMDTYVDVQKDPVTNICQAADKQLFTLVEWAKRIPHFTELPLEDQVILLRAGWNELLIGGFSHRSIEVKDGILLATGLHVHRSSAHQAGVGTIFDRVLTELVAKMREMKMDKTELGCLRAIVLFNPDAKGLQAVQEVEQLREKVYASLEEYCKSRYPDEPGRFAKLLLRLPALRSIGLKCLEHLFFFKLIGDTPIDTFLMEMLENPSPQT
- the LOC138948969 gene encoding retinoic acid receptor RXR-like isoform X2, which translates into the protein MVANYNPRQTESTLNGLYIPSITDTLDNSGPGPGGMPGMHMGHSSMMGQHQQDVKPDINALNNYPFGFGHAGMPGLPTSSQPSPGGPGSMTSQMHSPTSSMGSPPMMCLSPTGTSSPGMPHSSLHNKHICAICGDRASGKHYGVYSCEGCKGFFKRTVRKDLTYACRDDKNCMIDKRQRNRCQYCRYMKCLSQGMKREAVQEERQRVKEKGDGEVESTSGANSDMPVEQILEAELAVEPKIETYIDAQVVAKGASEGVKMDTYVDVQKDPVTNICQAADKQLFTLVEWAKRIPHFTELPLEDQVILLRAGWNELLIGGFSHRSIEVKDGILLATGLHVHRSSAHQAGVGTIFDRVLTELVAKMREMKMDKTELGCLRAIVLFNPDAKGLQAVQEVEQLREKVYASLEEYCKSRYPDEPGRFAKLLLRLPALRSIGLKCLEHLFFFKLIGDTPIDTFLMEMLENPSPQT
- the LOC138948969 gene encoding retinoic acid receptor RXR-like isoform X1, with translation MVANYNPRQTESTLNGLYIPSITDTLDNSGPGPGGMPGMHMGHSSMMGQHQQDVKPDINALNNYPFGFGHAGMPGLPTSSQPSPGGPGSMTSQMHSPTSSMGSPPMMCLSPTGTSSPGMPHSSLHNKHICAICGDRASGKHYGVYSCEGCKGFFKRTVRKDLTYACRDDKNCMIDKRQRNRCQYCRYMKCLSQGMKREACLSTAVQEERQRVKEKGDGEVESTSGANSDMPVEQILEAELAVEPKIETYIDAQVVAKGASEGVKMDTYVDVQKDPVTNICQAADKQLFTLVEWAKRIPHFTELPLEDQVILLRAGWNELLIGGFSHRSIEVKDGILLATGLHVHRSSAHQAGVGTIFDRVLTELVAKMREMKMDKTELGCLRAIVLFNPDAKGLQAVQEVEQLREKVYASLEEYCKSRYPDEPGRFAKLLLRLPALRSIGLKCLEHLFFFKLIGDTPIDTFLMEMLENPSPQT
- the LOC138948969 gene encoding retinoic acid receptor RXR-like isoform X4, whose protein sequence is MWMNYTLDNSGPGPGGMPGMHMGHSSMMGQHQQDVKPDINALNNYPFGFGHAGMPGLPTSSQPSPGGPGSMTSQMHSPTSSMGSPPMMCLSPTGTSSPGMPHSSLHNKHICAICGDRASGKHYGVYSCEGCKGFFKRTVRKDLTYACRDDKNCMIDKRQRNRCQYCRYMKCLSQGMKREACLSTAVQEERQRVKEKGDGEVESTSGANSDMPVEQILEAELAVEPKIETYIDAQVVAKGASEGVKMDTYVDVQKDPVTNICQAADKQLFTLVEWAKRIPHFTELPLEDQVILLRAGWNELLIGGFSHRSIEVKDGILLATGLHVHRSSAHQAGVGTIFDRVLTELVAKMREMKMDKTELGCLRAIVLFNPDAKGLQAVQEVEQLREKVYASLEEYCKSRYPDEPGRFAKLLLRLPALRSIGLKCLEHLFFFKLIGDTPIDTFLMEMLENPSPQT